The Bos indicus x Bos taurus breed Angus x Brahman F1 hybrid chromosome 3, Bos_hybrid_MaternalHap_v2.0, whole genome shotgun sequence genome includes a window with the following:
- the SYT11 gene encoding synaptotagmin-11 — MAEITNIRPSFDVSPVVAGLIGASVLVVCVSVTVFVWTCCHQQAEKKHKNPPYKFIHMLKGISIYPETLSNKKKIIKVRRDKDGPGREGGRGNLLVDAAEAGLLGQDKSPKGPSSGSCVDQLPIKVDYGEELRSPIASLTPGESKTTSPSSPEEDVMLGSLTFSVDYNFPKKALVVTIQEAHGLPVMDDQTQGSDPYIKMTILPDKRHRVKTRVLRKTLDPVFDETFTFYGIPYSQLQDLVLHFLVLSFDRFSRDDVIGEVMVPLAGVDPSTGKVQLTRDIIKRNIQKCISRGELQVSLSYQPVAQRMTVVVLKARHLPKMDITGLSGNPYVKVNVYYGRKRIAKKKTHVKKCTLNPVFNESFIYDIPTDLLPDISIEFLVIDFDRTTKNEVVGRLILGAHSVTASGAEHWREVCESPRKPVAKWHSLSEY, encoded by the exons ATGTCTCACCAGTGGTCGCTGGCCTTATCGGGGCCTCTGTGCTGGTGGTGTGTGTCtcagtgaccgtctttgtctggACATGCTGCCACCAGCAGGCAGAGAAGAAGCACAAGAACCCACCATACAAGTTCATACACATGCTCAAAGGCATCAGCATATATCCAGAAACCCTCAGCAACAAGAAGAAAATCATCAAAGTGCGGAGAGACAAAGATGGCCCCGGGAGGGAAGGTGGACGCGGGAACCTGTTGGTAGATGCAGCAGAGGCTGGCCTGCTGGGCCAAGACAAGAGTCCTAAGGGACCTAGCTCTGGATCTTGTGTAGACCAATTGCCCATCAAAGTGGACTATGGGGAAGAACTGAGGAGCCCCATTGCAAGCCTGACCCCGGGGGAAAGCAAAACTACTTCTCCATCATCTCCAGAGGAGGATGTCATGCTAGGATCCCTCACCTTCTCAGTGGACTATAACTTCCCGAAAAAAGCCCTGGTGGTGACAATCCAGGAGGCTCATGGGCTGCCCGTGATGGATGACCAGACCCAGGGCTCTGACCCCTACATCAAAATGACCATCCTTCCTGACAAACGGCATCGGGTGAAGACCAGGGTGCTGCGGAAGACCCTGGACCCTGTGTTTGATGAAACCTTCACCTTCTATGGCATCCCATACAGCCAGCTGCAAGACCTGGTCCTGCATTTCCTCGTCCTCAGCTTTGACCGCTTCTCCCGGGATGACGTCATTGGGGAGGTCATGGTGCCGCTGGCTGGGGTGGACCCTAGCACGGGCAAGGTACAGCTGACCAGGGACATCATCAAAAGGAACATCCAG AAGTGCATTAGCAGAGGCGAGCTCCAGGTGTCTCTGTCATACCAGCCTGTGGCGCAGAGAATGACAGTGGTGGTCCTCAAAGCCAGACACCTGCCGAAGATGGACATCACCGGTCTCTCAGGTA ATCCTTATGTCAAGGTGAACGTCTACTACGGCAGAAAGCGCATTGCCAAGAAGAAAACCCACGTGAAGAAGTGCACTTTGAACCCAGTCTTCAACGAGTCTTTCATCTACGACATCCCCACCGACCTCCTGCCTGACATCAGCATCGAGTTCCTGGTCATCGATTTCGATCGCACCACCAAGAACGAGGTGGTGGGGAGGCTGATCCTGGGGGCGCACAGTGTCACAGCCAGCGGTGCCGAACACTGGAGAGAGGTGTGCGAGAGCCCCCGCAAGCCCGTGGCCAAGTGGCACAGTCTGAGCGAGTACTAA